A window from Salmo trutta chromosome 29, fSalTru1.1, whole genome shotgun sequence encodes these proteins:
- the LOC115167102 gene encoding cleavage and polyadenylation specificity factor subunit 7 isoform X1, whose amino-acid sequence MAAKAADGGGATDLIDIYDEKFSQNNGEDGDFATTAEASDLYDDVLTGSVSRERKFSEDAMPLSKDQPTKEESKPAILYTYSGVWNKRLAVYVGNFSWWTSDKDLINVARTLGVKDIVEIKFAENRANGQSRGYAEVVVATEESLQRLLETLPNCHVNGEKVDCRFATRQNLAVFEAQANKRVPQRSNSKESSDTGDKNTSVSPPVLNQNHSTAPHTIHPQHIHNKPPPLSVPYFRLPPPLFPHLPPHIPPPPMPHLFPPPPLRLPSHPPPSLHLNPAFFPPAQHDNYSQQHNTLYNQHSSRDNEAPTPQMPEGEFDELMNRNRAIASSAITKAVSGATAGDMPLAIETLLTAIAVIKQSRVYGDERCRALVTSLKDCLFSIESKSYGSRKRHRSRDREHRSRDRERDRERERDRGREREESYSQEWEAAGMSRRHRERSLSGERDGRDRERVRERDRHREHRERHR is encoded by the exons ATGGCGGCTAAAGCGGCCGATGGTGGTGGTGCAACTGACCTCATAGACATCTACGACGAGAAGTTCAGTCAAAACAACGGGGAG GATGGAGATTTTGCAACAACGGCAGAGGCAAGTGATCTTTATGATGACGTGCTCACTGGCTCTGTGAGCCGGGAAAGGAAATTCTCAGAGGACGCTATGCCTCTCAGCAAGGACCAGCCGACAAAAGAGGAGAGCAAACCAGCAATACTGTACACGTACAGTGGAGTGTGGAACAAGAGACTGGCTGTATATGTGGGCAACTTCTCCTGG TGGACCTCCGACAAAGACCTTATTAACGTGGCGCGCACCTTGGGTGTGAAGGACATTGTGGAGATCAAATTTGCTGAGAACAGAGCTAATGGCCAGTCCAGGGG ATACGCTGAGGTAGTGGTGGCCACAGAAGAGTCATTGCAGAGGTTGCTGGAGACTTTGCCAAattgtcatgttaatggggaaAAGGTGGACTGCCGCTTTGCCACACGCCAGAATCTTGCCGTGTTTGAAGCCCAGGCTAATAAAC GTGTCCCCCAGCGCTCTAACTCAAAGGAGTCGTCAGATACTGGGGATAAAAACACCTCCGTCTCCCCTCCTGTGCTCAACCAGAACCACTCCACTGCCCCTCACACTATCCACCCCCAACACATTCACAACAAACCTCCCCCTCTGTCAGTCCCATACTTTAGGCTgcctcctcctcttttccctcaCCTTCCCCCACACATCCCTCCTCCCCCCATGCCCCACCTTTTCCCTCCACCACCTCTACGTCTCCCCagccatcctcctccctccctgcatcTCAACCCCGCCTTCTTTCCtccagcacaacatgacaactacagtcaacaacacaacacactgtaCAACCAGCACAG TAGCAGGGATAATGAAGCGCCCACACCCCAAATGCCAGAGGGAGAGTTTGATGAGCTGATGAACAGAAACAGAGCAATCGCCAGCAGCGCCATCACCAAGGCTGTGTCTGGAGCTACTGCCG GAGACATGCCCCTGGCCATTGAGACGCTTTTGACTGCCATTGCTGTCATCAAGCAGTCAAGAGTGTATGGGGATGAGCGCTGTCGAGCGCTGGTCACCTCTCTGAAAGACTGCCTCTTCTCCATCGAGAGCAAGTCTTACGGCTCCAG GAAAAGACACCGTTCCCGTGACAGAGAACACCGTTCCCGAGATAGAGAGCGGGACAGGGAAAGAGAACGGGACAGAGGCAGGGAAAGGGAAGAGTCCTACAGCCAGGAATGGGAGGCTGCAGGAATGTCTCGCCGGCACCGAGAACGCTCCCTaagtggggagagagatgggagagaccGGGAGCGTGTTCGGGAACGAGATAGACATAGGGAGCACCGCGAGCGTCACCGCTAG
- the polr2l gene encoding DNA-directed RNA polymerases I, II, and III subunit RPABC5, which translates to MIIPVRCFTCGKIVGNKWEAYLGLLQAEYTEGDALDALGLKRYCCRRMLLAHVDLIEKLLNYAPLEK; encoded by the exons ATGATTATCCCGGTCCGGTGCTTCACCTGTGGGAAAATCGTTGGGAATAAATGGGAGGCGTACCTTGGCCTCCTTCAAGCTGAATACACTGAAGG TGATGCCCTTGATGCTCTTGGTCTGAAGAGGTATTGCTGTCGGAGGATGCTGCTGGCTCATGTAGACCTCATTGAGAAGTTGCTGAATTATGCACCCCTGGAGAAATGA
- the LOC115167102 gene encoding cleavage and polyadenylation specificity factor subunit 7 isoform X2, whose product MAAKAADGGGATDLIDIYDEKFSQNNGEDGDFATTAEASDLYDDVLTGSVSRERKFSEDAMPLSKDQPTKEESKPAILYTYSGVWNKRLAVYVGNFSWWTSDKDLINVARTLGVKDIVEIKFAENRANGQSRGYAEVVVATEESLQRLLETLPNCHVNGEKVDCRFATRQNLAVFEAQANKRVPQRSNSKESSDTGDKNTSVSPPVLNQNHSTAPHTIHPQHIHNKPPPLSVPYFRLPPPLFPHLPPHIPPPPMPHLFPPPPLRLPSHPPPSLHLNPAFFPPAQHDNYSQQHNTLYNQHSRDNEAPTPQMPEGEFDELMNRNRAIASSAITKAVSGATAGDMPLAIETLLTAIAVIKQSRVYGDERCRALVTSLKDCLFSIESKSYGSRKRHRSRDREHRSRDRERDRERERDRGREREESYSQEWEAAGMSRRHRERSLSGERDGRDRERVRERDRHREHRERHR is encoded by the exons ATGGCGGCTAAAGCGGCCGATGGTGGTGGTGCAACTGACCTCATAGACATCTACGACGAGAAGTTCAGTCAAAACAACGGGGAG GATGGAGATTTTGCAACAACGGCAGAGGCAAGTGATCTTTATGATGACGTGCTCACTGGCTCTGTGAGCCGGGAAAGGAAATTCTCAGAGGACGCTATGCCTCTCAGCAAGGACCAGCCGACAAAAGAGGAGAGCAAACCAGCAATACTGTACACGTACAGTGGAGTGTGGAACAAGAGACTGGCTGTATATGTGGGCAACTTCTCCTGG TGGACCTCCGACAAAGACCTTATTAACGTGGCGCGCACCTTGGGTGTGAAGGACATTGTGGAGATCAAATTTGCTGAGAACAGAGCTAATGGCCAGTCCAGGGG ATACGCTGAGGTAGTGGTGGCCACAGAAGAGTCATTGCAGAGGTTGCTGGAGACTTTGCCAAattgtcatgttaatggggaaAAGGTGGACTGCCGCTTTGCCACACGCCAGAATCTTGCCGTGTTTGAAGCCCAGGCTAATAAAC GTGTCCCCCAGCGCTCTAACTCAAAGGAGTCGTCAGATACTGGGGATAAAAACACCTCCGTCTCCCCTCCTGTGCTCAACCAGAACCACTCCACTGCCCCTCACACTATCCACCCCCAACACATTCACAACAAACCTCCCCCTCTGTCAGTCCCATACTTTAGGCTgcctcctcctcttttccctcaCCTTCCCCCACACATCCCTCCTCCCCCCATGCCCCACCTTTTCCCTCCACCACCTCTACGTCTCCCCagccatcctcctccctccctgcatcTCAACCCCGCCTTCTTTCCtccagcacaacatgacaactacagtcaacaacacaacacactgtaCAACCAGCACAG CAGGGATAATGAAGCGCCCACACCCCAAATGCCAGAGGGAGAGTTTGATGAGCTGATGAACAGAAACAGAGCAATCGCCAGCAGCGCCATCACCAAGGCTGTGTCTGGAGCTACTGCCG GAGACATGCCCCTGGCCATTGAGACGCTTTTGACTGCCATTGCTGTCATCAAGCAGTCAAGAGTGTATGGGGATGAGCGCTGTCGAGCGCTGGTCACCTCTCTGAAAGACTGCCTCTTCTCCATCGAGAGCAAGTCTTACGGCTCCAG GAAAAGACACCGTTCCCGTGACAGAGAACACCGTTCCCGAGATAGAGAGCGGGACAGGGAAAGAGAACGGGACAGAGGCAGGGAAAGGGAAGAGTCCTACAGCCAGGAATGGGAGGCTGCAGGAATGTCTCGCCGGCACCGAGAACGCTCCCTaagtggggagagagatgggagagaccGGGAGCGTGTTCGGGAACGAGATAGACATAGGGAGCACCGCGAGCGTCACCGCTAG